The proteins below are encoded in one region of Tissierellales bacterium:
- a CDS encoding amidohydrolase — protein MEIKNEINKFKDELITLRRDFHMYPELGFKEFRTQKIVEKYLKSCGLKVKRMTKTGVVALLEGDNSGQTLLIRADMDAIPIEEENDILYKSRNKGVMHACGHDGHMAMLLVAAKILSKYRGEINGNIKFVFQPNEEEAGAKYMVEDGVLENPKVDAAIGIHLWSPLEIGQISIDEGPVMGAHDNFKLTIKGKGGHTAMPHEAVDPVLIAAQIIIGAQFIQTKEINALSPTLINFSKINAGNASNVIPEVVTMEGTLRYLYKGGANSIERPRERLERVVAGICKTFNAEYEMEIIPSNFPVVNEKKMTNLVRTIALDLVGEENLVPYITMAGEDFSEFTIGIPSTFYFVGVGNKKKETNYPHHHPKFNIDEEALIIGTEMHIRTALKYLSGETND, from the coding sequence GTGGAAATAAAAAATGAAATTAATAAGTTTAAGGATGAGCTCATAACATTAAGACGAGATTTTCATATGTATCCAGAGTTAGGATTTAAAGAGTTTAGGACTCAAAAGATTGTAGAAAAGTATTTAAAAAGTTGTGGTTTAAAAGTAAAAAGAATGACAAAAACAGGAGTAGTTGCTTTATTAGAAGGGGATAATTCTGGACAAACTTTACTTATAAGAGCAGATATGGATGCAATACCTATAGAAGAGGAAAACGATATCCTTTATAAATCTAGAAATAAAGGCGTAATGCATGCTTGTGGTCATGATGGTCATATGGCTATGTTATTAGTTGCAGCAAAGATATTATCAAAATACAGAGGTGAAATTAATGGTAATATTAAATTTGTTTTTCAGCCTAACGAAGAGGAAGCAGGGGCTAAATACATGGTTGAGGACGGGGTTTTAGAAAATCCCAAAGTTGATGCTGCCATTGGAATACATCTATGGAGCCCATTAGAGATAGGGCAGATAAGTATTGATGAAGGTCCAGTTATGGGTGCCCATGATAATTTTAAACTTACTATCAAAGGAAAAGGTGGACATACCGCTATGCCTCATGAAGCTGTAGACCCGGTTTTAATAGCAGCCCAAATTATTATAGGTGCTCAATTTATCCAAACAAAAGAGATTAATGCCCTTAGTCCTACATTAATAAATTTCTCAAAAATAAATGCGGGAAATGCATCTAATGTAATTCCAGAAGTGGTTACAATGGAGGGAACCCTTAGATATCTCTATAAAGGAGGAGCTAATTCTATTGAAAGACCTAGAGAACGATTAGAAAGGGTTGTTGCTGGAATATGTAAAACGTTTAATGCTGAATATGAAATGGAGATTATTCCAAGTAACTTTCCTGTAGTAAATGAAAAGAAAATGACTAATCTTGTGAGGACTATTGCATTAGATTTAGTAGGAGAAGAAAATTTGGTTCCTTATATTACAATGGCTGGGGAAGATTTTTCTGAATTTACCATTGGCATACCGTCTACCTTTTACTTTGTAGGTGTAGGAAATAAGAAAAAAGAAACAAATTATC
- a CDS encoding PucR family transcriptional regulator ligand-binding domain-containing protein, translating into MLFTIEDFLDLDILEEACVKTSIETVNDRFIESISVTELPVENFVHKNELVLTTCMGCNNDTGVFKSFVKDVHQSGASALVISVGRYVMETPQEVIDFANELNFPIIEIPWKIRFANIIETVLLEINNIKQSNLKYFEQLQKKLLTYFLNGSTLTEAAELIYRELGNQVVIASAAGTIKGISNNSEEFVNILAPPLKILASGKNLDSLDTFNFRDKYTVYKISSKNIVYGYLYLRTLYKTIENDYVKDNKTFVVRHIVSPISLWFDREQTIFETEMHHQDNFVWNLIKGDKKELNELHTQAKSIGYELSLPYICIVGNISNLEKCYHMERFNYSSYEAWKFNCIKSIKSYILRTSRAKGQSVMTTYQEERLIIFLEIRSNNIEIEANNFLDVIETQLKLICPKLVISWGISENKVHNYSFNKAFLDAKISLEILHNEKEPGYRNIYHNTSIY; encoded by the coding sequence ATGTTATTTACAATAGAAGATTTTTTAGATTTAGATATTCTTGAAGAAGCCTGCGTAAAGACATCTATTGAAACAGTTAATGATCGATTTATAGAATCCATATCTGTTACGGAACTTCCCGTGGAAAACTTTGTGCATAAAAATGAATTAGTACTTACTACATGTATGGGATGCAATAATGATACAGGAGTATTTAAAAGTTTTGTTAAAGATGTTCACCAATCAGGAGCATCTGCCTTAGTAATATCTGTTGGAAGATATGTAATGGAAACACCTCAAGAAGTAATAGATTTTGCCAATGAACTTAATTTCCCAATTATTGAAATACCATGGAAAATTAGGTTTGCAAACATTATAGAGACTGTACTTCTAGAAATTAATAATATAAAACAAAGTAATTTAAAATACTTTGAACAATTACAGAAAAAACTTCTTACTTACTTTTTAAATGGTTCTACTTTAACAGAAGCTGCTGAATTAATATATAGAGAATTAGGAAATCAGGTTGTTATTGCTAGTGCTGCTGGAACCATTAAAGGAATAAGTAATAACTCTGAAGAATTTGTAAATATTTTAGCCCCACCTCTTAAAATTTTAGCATCGGGAAAAAATTTAGACTCATTAGATACCTTCAATTTCCGGGATAAGTATACAGTCTATAAAATTAGCTCCAAAAATATTGTATATGGATATTTATATCTTAGGACCTTGTATAAAACTATAGAAAATGATTATGTGAAAGATAACAAAACATTTGTTGTCAGGCATATTGTCTCTCCTATTTCCCTTTGGTTTGATAGGGAACAAACTATTTTTGAGACTGAAATGCACCATCAAGACAATTTCGTATGGAACTTGATTAAGGGAGATAAGAAAGAACTTAATGAACTTCATACCCAGGCCAAATCAATAGGATACGAACTTTCACTTCCCTACATTTGTATCGTTGGAAATATTTCAAATTTAGAAAAGTGTTATCATATGGAAAGATTTAATTACTCTTCCTATGAGGCTTGGAAATTTAATTGCATAAAATCAATAAAATCTTATATTTTAAGAACTAGTCGGGCTAAGGGACAATCTGTAATGACTACATATCAAGAAGAAAGGCTAATTATTTTTCTTGAAATTCGCAGCAATAATATAGAAATAGAAGCTAATAATTTTTTAGATGTAATTGAAACCCAACTCAAACTTATTTGTCCTAAATTAGTTATTTCATGGGGAATTAGTGAAAACAAAGTACATAACTATTCTTTTAACAAAGCTTTTCTTGATGCCAAAATCTCTTTAGAAATTTTACATAATGAAAAGGAACCAGGATATAGAAACATCTATCATAATACTAGCATTTAT